A segment of the Erythrobacter sp. F6033 genome:
CTTCTTACGAAAGCCTCGCGAACCACCGCGACTTCTATGACGGTGATCGCATCGGGTTCAATCCGACCGTGCGGTTTGAATTGGGCGACGATACGCTTTTCGATCTGTCTTACGAATACGCCAATCACGAACGCTTCATTGATCGCGGCATTCCAACGGGTGCCGATGGCCGTCCGGTTGAAGCGCTCGAAGATGTTGTCTTTGGCAACCCGAGCGAAAACTTCACCACTCTCGAAGCGCACTTGCTGCGCGCAAACCTGAGTCATCAATTGTCGGATGGCTGGAAAATCACAGCCGGCGGTGCCTATGGCGATTACGACAAGGTTTATTCGAACTTTTACGCGTCAAATTATGACCCTGTCACCAACATCGCTGAGCTCGATGGCTATATCGACACAACTCAACGCGAAAATCTGACCTTCTCGGCGAACCTCGTCGGTGAATTTGAGACTGGCGCCATCGAGCACACGCTTTTGATCGGCGCTGAGTATATCAGCACCTCTTCCGATCAGGACCGGTTCAACCCTGAATTCGATACGTCACTCGCCGATCTTACTGCGATTGCAGGTGGCGCGACTGACACAAATATCTTCGGCCGAACCAGACCAGATCGCGCGAACTTCGTCGCGCAGCGCCCTCTTTCATTCAATGGCTTCTCCGGCACGCTTGCGGATGGCCGGACCACCAATTTCGGGTTCACCGACCTTAACGACTTCACTCAGGTCGAAATCGATGTCGTATCGCTCTACGTTCAAGATGAGATCAAGCTTACCGATTGGTTGAACGTGGTTGTTGGCGGGCGCTTCGATAGCTTTGACATCACCGTCAACAATGTCCCGAATAGTGAGATCCGCACGCGCAAGGATGAAGAATTCTCCCCGCGCGGCGGCATCATCATCAAGCCGCAAGAGAACGTTTCAATCTATGCAAGCTATTCGGAAAGCTTCCTGCCGCGTTCCGGGGAACAATTTGCCAATATCAACGGCGACAATGATGCTCTGGCGCCGGATACCTTCACCAATCTGGAAGCGGGCGTAAAGTGGGACTTTGCGCAGGGTCTTTCGCTAACCACTGCCATCTTCGAGATCGAGCAGAGCTCTCCTCAGCCGAATGACAATGACCCTGCGACGCTGGATGTGATCGATTCCCGAATTCAGGGCTTCGAATTGCAGTTGCAGGGCAAAGTCGCCGAAGGCTGGTCCATCTCTGCGGGCTACAGCTTCCTGGATGGCGAACAAGTGAGCCGCACCGGACCGACCGGCCTGCGCCCGCGCGAACTGCCGGAAAACATGTTCTCGATCTGGAACAATATCGAGGTCTCAGACCGCTTTGGCGTGGGCTTCGGCCTGACGCATCAGGATGAAAGCTTCATCGACAATGGCAACAGTGCCGTTCTCCCTGCTTACACGCGGGTTGATGCGGCAGCTTACTTCGACATCACCGATCAGTTCCGCCTGCAGGTGAATGTCGAGAACCTGACCGACACGCTGTATTTCCCAAACAGCCATGCGACACATCAGGCAACCGTCGGCGCGCCGCTCAATGCGCGGTTCGCAATTACGGGCCGGTTCTAGGAACCGTCTTCGGTTTCAGCGGGCAGAGGACGCAAAGCGGGCACACTCGCCGCAGCGTCCTCTGCGCTGATTCCGGGAGCAGGAGCAGCACTGATACTTTCGCCGCGCTGCATAACGCGCCCTGCGCGCTGGATTGCGCTCACGAGACGCGGATAAACACCGCAGCGGCACAGATTGGTGATCGCAGTTTCGATCTCTTCTTTGGAAGGCGCAGGATTGCGCTGAAGCAAGCCAGCCGCTGCGATCACAATCCCCGGCGTGCAATAACCGCACTGGATAGCTTGTTCGGCCACCATCGCCTGCTGCACGGGATGCGAACGGTCGCGGCTCAAACCTTCAATCGTGGTTATGAAGCGCCCTTCGGCCTCGGCCAGTGTGATCCGACAGGATCGCAGCGCGGTGCCATCGACCAGCACCATGCACGCGCCAACACAATCACCGCCGCCGCAGCTTTTTGTGCCCGTAAGGTTCGCAGCCTCGCGCAACGCATAAAGCAGCGGCATATCGGCATCGAGATCAAACTCGACCGGGCGATTGTTCACGGTCATGCGCGGCATAAGCGCATCCTAGGTTTGTGCTGAGGTCTGAATTAGCTGCGCCAGGTCGTGTCGATCCGGTCAATCCGGCGCTTCCACGCTTCGAAATCAAACACGCCAGCCCCGCCCTGCGCCTGCATCACAGAAAGGTCACGCTGATGCACATCGACGACTTCCTGAGGAACGACATTGGGCTTACCCATGCCAACGGTCGCAACCTGAATTTCGCAAGCACGCTGAAGCGCCCACATTTTCACGAACATACCTTGGATCGATTTGTCCATCACTACTGGACCGTGATTGCGCAGCATCAGGATGGTGTGATCGCCAAGGTTTTCGACGAGACGCTCGCCTTCTTCTTCGCGAACGGTCACGCCTTCAAAATCGTGATAGCCGATCTGGTCCTGGAAATTGCAGGCATAGAAGTTGGTCGGCATCAGCCCGTCTTCGTGGCTGCATACAGCCATCGTTGCGGTGGTGTGGACGTGACAGATGGCATCTGCTCGGTCACCCAGATGTTTGTGGAAGTAGGCGTGCTGAGTAAAGCCCGCTTTATTGACCATATATTGCGACGGGCCGACATTGTTGCCCTCGACATCAATCTTCACGAGGTTCGACGCGGTCACTTCGTCATACAGCAGGCCGAACGGGTTGATCAGGAACGTATCTTCCTCGCCCGGAACCTTCAAAGAGATGTGATTGTAGATCGATTCCGACCAGCCGAGATGATCGAAAATACGGTAACAAGCGGCGAGATCAAGGCGCGCCTGCCACTCTTCTTTGCTGCATTCGATTGTCGGTTTCAGCTGCGTTGCCATGATCAGGAATCCTTTGTTTCTGTTCGTCTTTGAAACCTATATCGCACGCACTTGGGCTGCTGCACAAGCATTTCGGCGGTTTTGGCTTTGCCAATGGTATGACGCGCGGCTAGGCGACCTCTTGTAATGAGCGATGACAACACTGCCCCCGACAACTCATCGGCAAAGCTCGTTCGGGGAAGCATCACCGGACATCTGATTGGCCAAACTTTGCCCGCGATTGTGGGCGTGGCTGCAATCATGTCGATCGGCCTCGTCGATGCTTATTTCATCGGACAACTTGGAAGCGATGCACTAGCAGCGATTTCATTCATCTTTCCGATCTCGGTTGCTCTTTCCAGCCTAGGCGTTGGCGTTATGGTCGGCATCAACTCGGTCGTCGCGCGGGCTCTTGGTGAAGGCGATGACGATAAAGCCGCGCAGCGCGCCAATTTCGGGATCGTGTTTGCTGTCGGCAGCGGGGTCGTGATGGGCCTTGCGCTTTATGCCCTGCTCAATCCGATCTTCGCGCTTATGAATGCGCCAGACAATCTATTGCCTCTTATACGGCTTTACATGGAGCCATACGCGCTTGGCTTTCCGCTGATCCTTGCGATCATGGGTCTGAACGGCGTGCTGCGCGGGCAAGGGGAAGCGCGCAAGACCAGCACCGTTTCGATCAGCTATGCTGCCGCTAATTGGGTACTAGACCCGATCCTAATCACCGGCGCGTTCGGATTTGAAGGTTTCGGTATAACAGGCGCTGCCTATGCTACTATCATAGGCTGGATGGTCGGTATTGCGGTCGCTCTAATTCTGACCCGCTCGGCAGCCATCCAGATTGATCTCGGCAAACTTCGAGGAAGCAGCCTTGTCGATCCGGCAAAAGCAATCATGAGCGTCGGTCTGCCCGCTGCCATGTCCAATGCGATCAATCCCATCGGGCTTTCAATCCTCACAGCACTTGTTGCGCTCGAAGGCGAAGCCGCCGTCGCCGGGTTCGGTGCTGCTGGCCGCCTGCAAAGTTTCGCAACCGTCCCGCTGCTCGCCTTGTCCGGCTCTATCGGAGCGATCGTGGGCCAGAATTGGGGCGCGAAGGAGTACGGTCGCGCCCGCGAGGCCGCGATGTATGCTGGCGGTTTTTGCATCATCTGGGGCCTTGGCATCGCCGTGGCCATGGTCGCCGGCGGAGAATGGTTTGCCGACCTATTCAGCGAAGATCCCGAAGTGATCGCAGAATTTGCGCTCTATTTGCAAATTGCTGCCTGGGGATATGCCGGGTTTGGCCTTTTGATCGTAGCCAACGGCATCCTGAATTCGGTCGACCGGGCCAGATATGCACTGGGCCAGTCCGCTTTGCGTGTATTCTTGGTGATGCTGCCAGTGGCAATTTTGCTCCAAGGCAGTTGGGGCAGCGAGGCGATCTACACCGCTGAACTCGCGGCGAACCTGTTTGGCGGGCTGACTGCCGTCATTCTGATCTACTACATTTTGTATAGGCGCGCGCCGGAATGACGGCTCCGTTACCCTTCGTTAACCATCCGCCTTCATAGAGAGACCAAGAGTATTTCTTTTGGGGGCATGCGCGCCATGGATGACCTGCTGACGGACTTCGTCGCAGAAACACGTGAGATGCTGGAGGCCAGCGAGGGCGAAATTGTCGCCTGGGAAGCTGATCCTTCAGACACCGCACGCGTCGACACAATCTTCCGCTTTGTTCACACGGTAAAGGGCAATTGCGGCTTTTTCGATTTTCCGCGCCTTGCCGCGCTAAGCCACGCTGCGGAAGATGCGTTGGCCGATTGCCGCGCAGGCCGCCGCGAGCCGGATGCTGCTTTGGTAACCGCAGTTCTCGCAATCATTGATCGGATTGCATTGATGGTTGATGCCATCGAAGCAGGCGAGGATTTTGCCGATGGTGGTGATGAGGCTCTAATCGCCGCACTCGGCATAGATCTTGGTGATGAAATAAGCGTAGTCGAAGAAATCAGCGGACATGACCCTGCGAGCGCAACGCCAGAAAATGCTGCTGCATCGGATGAAACCGTCTCAGCGAAAAGGCCTGAAGGAACGGCATCTGTCCAGCGCAGCATCCGCTTACCAGTCGACCTGCTCGACCGGGTGATGAGCGGTGTGTCCGACATGGTTTTGGCCCGCAACGATCTCGGCCACCGACTTCGCCAGGCTGGCACTCAGCCAACAATTGACGGCCCTTTTGAGCGTCTGACTACTATCCTATCCGACGTTCGCGACGCGATTACCCGCATGCGGATGCAACGGATTGAAACCGTTTTCGCCGCCCTTCCCCGTCTTGTGCGCGACCTCTCTGCCGACCTTGGAAAACAGGTGATGGTCGATCTGGAAGGTGGTGATGTCGAGCTTGATCGCGAAATGGTCGAAATGGTGCGCGATCCGCTCACCCACATTATTCGCAATGCGATTGACCACGGGATGGAAACGCCATCCGATCGTATCAAAAAGGGTAAGCGCGAGATCGGATTGCTTTCGATCGCCGCGCGCCAGTCAGGCAACACAATCTCCATCGTCATCAGCGATGACGGTCGCGGGCTTGTCGAGGATAAAATCGCCAACAAGGCCGTGAGCACAGGTTTGATCACCGCAGAACAGCGCGCTCACATGAGCCGCGAGGCAATTCTTCAGCTGATCTTTGAGCCCGGTTTCTCTACCGCAGATGAAGTCAGCAACGTGTCTGGTCGCGGTGTGGGATTGGATGTCGTTCGCGAGAATCTTCAAAAAGTCGGCGGCAGCATTAAGGTTTCAAGCCAGCCAGACGTTGGCACGCTCTTCACGCTGCAAATCCCGCTGACCCTCAGCATCATCGCCGGCCTTACAGTCGAGGTCGGCGATCAACGCTTTGCCATTCCGCAAAGCTATGTCGAAGAAATCATCCATTCATCAGCCAAGGCGCTCGATTTCACCCGCGTTGGCGAAACTGCGTTGGTCACTTTCCGCGGACAGCGTGTGCCCTGCCTAATGCTGGCTCAAGTTCTGGGCTTTGACGCGGACGATATCGCCGAGGGCGATCACACAATGGTCTTGTTGCGGCTTGCTTCCGGCGATCTCTTCGCTCTCGCCGTTGACCGCATCCATACGCATGGTGATCTTGTGGTGAAACCACTTGCGCCTGCCGTCATGCAAAGCGGCTATTATGCCGGATCGACCTTGCTCGACGATGGCCAGCCAATTCTGCTGCTTGATGTCACCAATATTGCCGACGAATACGGACTAGTATCGGATGCGCGCAGCCGAGTGGTCCAAAACGCCGAAGAAGCCGAGACGCAGACCGAAAAAGACGTCTGCCGCGCGATGCTCTTCACTGATTTCGATGGGCGCCGCTGTGCCGTGCGTTTGGAACTAGTCAAACGGATCGAAACCGCGCCGGTTTCCGCAATTGATCGTACGTCCGCAAGCACGCGGGCAGTCATCGACAACGCAATACTTCCTTTGATCGGGCTACCCGATGGGCCGTTCCCGTCCGAGAAAATACGATTGCTCCGGCTGAGCGATGGCGACTGCGAATTGCTCCATGCCGTTCGCGAGATCGACGATGCCGTTGAACTGACTGAGAAACTGAAACCTGTTAGCGATGATCCGCTGATCGAAGCGGTCACCCTTGTTGGTGATCAAACAATCTCTTTGATTGACGGGCATGAGCTTTTCGCACGGCACGGCGAACCTCCTGAATTGACTCAAAAACCTCTTTGCCGCTTGCCCGGAAGCGAGTGGTCACGGACAATCCTCGGGCCGCTCGTGACATCAGCAGGGTATGATATCGCCGACGAAAACAGCGATCCAAGCAATGACGGCAGCGAAATCTGCATCATGCTTGAAGAAGAGTACGAAGCCGCTGCCGCGCTTGAAATGCCAATGCCTGACTCGGTCATTCGCCTACGCGATTTGCCACAAGAGAAACCGGGTGAAGACACGATCTACCGATACGATCGCGAAGCACTGGTCGCCGCCTTACACAAAGCCCGCGCTTCGGGAGGAGGTCGCTGATGACTGATTTGATGGTAATGGCCCAGATTGCTGGGCGTCGCTGCGCTCTCCCTGCGCATGATGTGCAATCGGTTATCGAGCTGGGAAAGGTTACCCCTGTTCCCCAGACACCGGAATTCATCGCGGGCATCACCGCGCTGCGCAGCCAAGCATTGACCGTGATTGATTGCCGACTTGCCTTGGGTTTCCCTGCGATTGAATGGCACACTGACTCGCGCGCAGCTGTCGTCTCGATCAACGGGTATTCTTATGCGCTGGTCATTGATGCAATTGAAGACATCACGACCAGCATTGGCGAACCAGCACAGGTTACCGGTGGCTTTGGTTCGGAATGGTCACGCGTGGCCACGGGCATGATTGAAACATCGTCCGGCCCCGCATTGTTGATCGATCTCGCGGAACTGATCGCTGGTCCACCATCAATTGTGGGTGATCTCTCAAACGCAGCTTAATCCCTTGGTTACGGCTTGGGCGTATCAGGATACGAAAATAATTTAGAGGTCTTCATGAAAACTTGCCTGATAGTCGACGATTCGCGGGTCATCCGGAAAGTTTCGAGACATATTCTCGAGACCCTCGGCTTTGAAGTTTCTGAAGCTGAGAACGGTCAAGCGGGTCTTGATGCTTGTGATGCAAGCATGCCCGATGTTGTTCTGCTCGACTGGAACATGCCTGTCATGACCGGTATCGAATTTATCGTTCAACTGCGCCAGCGCCCGGGCGGTGATGCACCAAAAGTCGTATTCTGCACGACTGAAAACGACGTTGCCCATATTCGTGAAGCAATTCAGGCCGGTGCAGACGAATATGTCATGAAGCCGTTCGATCACGAGACTTTGCAGATTAAGCTACAGTTGGTTGGCTTCTCTTGAATGCACAACCGCCTCGAACCAGCAGAATACTAAAGGTCGAACCGACTTCCACCACCCCGTCGAAGCCGGTTCAGGCCGACGCAGTGCGTGTGATGATCGTGGACGATTCGCTCACCGTACGCACCATCTTCAAGCGCATGGTCGAAAGCGATCCGGCAATGAGCATTGCTGGAACAGCCAGCAGCGCCGAACGGGCAATTGCCCAGCTTAAGAATACCCCCGCCGACGTTATCCTCCTTGATCTCGAAATGCCCGGTATGGGCGGACTAGAAGCTCTACCGGCGCTCCTTGAGACATCAGGCGGCGCGCAGGTTCTTGTCGTGTCTTCCCTGACCGATGATGGTGCAGAAGCGACCGTAACCGCGCTTTCCATGGGTGCGGCCGAAACTATGTTGAAGCCACGTCCCGGCGGGTTCAACGAGGATTATCGCTCGCAGCTTCTCGGTAAAATTCGCGCGCTGGGTGGAACAGCAGCAGAAGCATCAGGCTCTGAATCCGAAGACAAAACCTCCGCTGCAAAGGGTGCACATGCTCCGCGTGGCAAGAAACCCGAAGTCCTCGCCATTGGTGCGTCGACTGGTGGCATCCACGCCCTCAATCTGATGCTGCGGCAGATGACGCCCGACTTTGACCTGCCGATCCTGATCACACAGCATTTGCCCGCGTCTTTCGTGCCTGTCTTCGCCCGCCAGGTCGAGGTCGCTTGCGGCCGCAAGACCGTGATTGCCGAGAATGGCGCCGAAATCCGCCGAGGCGAAGTCATGATTGCAACTGGTCATGGTCATATGATCGTGCGGAAGATTGGCGATCGTCTGGTCACAAAGACATCTGCGGATCCCGCGCGGAGCGGTTGTATGCCGTCGGTAGATCCAATGTTGTCCAGCCTCACACACGCCTGCGGTGGCCGTGTGCTTGCAATTATCCTTTCGGGCATGGGCAGAGACGGATTGGAGGGGGCAAACGAACTGGCCAGTCAAGGGGGCACCATCTACGCGCAGAATGCCGAAACCAGCGCGGTATGGGGTATGCCCGGAGCTGTAACAAAAGCAGGATTGGTCAGCTTGACAGGTTCGCCCGAAGAGCTTGGCGAAGCCATCATGTCTTTTGCACCGGCAACGGTTTCCAGATGATGCAGGTGCAATAGGACCATGGAAGTCAGTCAGGCATCATATCAGATCATCGCGGACCTCTTGGAGGCGCGCACCGGACAGCATTTGACCGAGAGCCGTCGATGGCGCGTAGGCACGGCATTGTCCGGTGTATTTCGCGAACATGGTATCACGAACGTGGATCAGCTTGTCTGTCTGCTGGATTTACCAATGCGAAGTCCAGGCAAACCGGACCTGTCGCAGCAAGTCGTAGAAGCTTTGCTGAATAACGAGACCTATTTCTTCCGCGACAAACCAACCTTTGACCAGCTTCCAGAAAACATCTTACCGGAGATCGCCGAGCGCCGGAAAGACACGAAACGCATTTCAATCTGGTGCGCGGGCTGCTCAACCGGACAAGAAGTTCATTCGCTTGCCATGCTCTTTGTGGATTCAGCAGACCGCTGGAAAGACTGGACGATTGAAATTCTGGGCACCGATGTCTCGCACCGAGTCATCAACGCCGCACGCAATGGTGTCTATAGCCAGTTCGAAGTTCAACGCGGCCTCGGGATTGCTCAGATGCTGCGTCACTTCGAAGAAACAAGCCAAGGTTGGCAAGTCCACGAAGCAACCCGGGCTCTATCGCGTTTTCAACAGCACAACTTACTATCGGAACCGCCATCACGTCATCGTTTTGACCTGATCTTATGCCGCAACGTTCTGTTGTACTTTGATCAAGCAATGCGCGAACGGGCGTTTTCCAGACTCTCAAGCGCGTTGGCAGATGACGGGGTCTTGATGCTTGGCGCGGGCGAAACGGTAGTAGGCCAAACAACGGCATTCAGGCCGCTGCCCAAGCGGGCGAGCATGTACACAGTTGAACGAGCCTCCGCTCGCATCCCACACACAGCAGTTTCTTAACCTTAGCTCAGCTCTCAACTGGCCAAAAACGCGACTTTGACTGGCTTGGTTTACGCTTCGTTAGCCAATGCTCTTTAGGAATCTACGTATAAATTCGGATGTCACGTTCGCGCGGCATCTTTGGCGTTCGCAAACTACGGGAAGCAGTTGTGCTATCACAGGGAAAGCCTCTTCGATTTTCAAAAGCTGGCTTGGTGCTGACCCCACTTGCCGTCCTTTCGATTGTCACCGCACTCATCGTGCTTGTGGTGATTGCAAGCGACCAAATCGCTTTCGCCTCGCCGGCAGCTTTGCTCATCGCTGGTTTGCTCGTTTACGCCGCAACGCTCGTCCTTCTTGGTCGCAATGGCTTCGCCCATATCGAAAAATTGGAAGAGGTCATCGGCCACGATGGCCTCAGCGATTTGCCAAACCGCCGCAGCTTGCACAGTGATATTGAACAACTTTCCGTCAAAGAAGGCGAAGTCGCACTCGCGCTGATTGATCTGGACTCCTTCAAACAGGTCAACGATCACTACGGCCACGCGGTTGGCGATCTATTGATCACACAATGCGCTGAATTGATCAGCGATGTGTGCGGTGACGAAGCCAATTGCTATCGATTGGGCGGTGATGAATTTGCAGTTGTAATGGGCGGTCAAGCCGCTGGTACAATCCTTGAAGGGATGTGCCGTTCGTTGTTGCAACAGCTTGTCACACCAATCGACATTGATGGCCGCGACATCCAGGTTGGTGCCAGCATCGGCCTTGCTCGTTGTGATAACAACAATCGTTTGAGTTCATCGGAAATGCTCCGCCGAAGCGACGTTGCGATGTATATGTCAAAACGCGGCGGAAAAATGCGGTGCACGTGGTTCAACGAGACATTCGATCAACGCCGTGAAGCTGTTCGCGAGCTTGAAGGAGACCTTCGCAAAGGACTTGCCGAAGGTGAGTTCGAACTCGCTTATCAACCGCTTGTTGATGCGAACGAAGGAAGCATCGTCGCCGTTGAAGCTTTGCTCCGCTGGGAGCGTCAAGACGGCAAGAAAATCGGGCCCAATGTGTTCATTCCTGTCGCCGAGGAAAGCGGCATTATCAACCCGATCGGGCTCTGGGTGCTGCGCAAGGCGGTCTGCGATGCGATGCGTTGGGGCAATATCTCGCTGTCTGTGAACATCTCGGCAGCACAGCTGCGCAATCCAGAATTCCCAATCAAGCTCGGTGAGATTTTGGAAGAGACTGGCTATCCAGCGCACCAGTTGGAGCTTGAGGTGACTGAAACTTGCCTCGTGCTCGATCCGGTGGTTGCTGAGCGCAGTTTGGACGTGATCCGCGGCTTTGGCGTTCGCATTTCGCTGGATGACTTCGGCACCGGCTACGCATCAATCGGGTTCCTGCGTCAATTCCGGTTTGAGAAACTGAAACTGGATAGAAGTCTGGTTGTTCAGGCTTGCGAAGACGAAGGCAGCAGAGCGATGATGCTTTCCAGTATCGCACTCGCGCAAGCGCTAAAAATGGGCGTGACCGCTGAAGGTGTCGAAACGGCTGAACAAGCTGACATGGTTCGGCTCGCCGGTGCAGATCAAATTCAAGGGTGGCTCTACTACAAAGCCATGCCTGCTGAAGAGGTCGATCGATTGATCAATCAACAGAACGAGGCAGCGAATCCTGTCGAAGCATTAAAGGGGGGGCAGGCCGCATGAGCGAACTGCAGCAAATTTCTGTCGAAGACGAAACCAGCGCGATTGAAGCGGCCACGCCAAACTCGCACGAACCGAGCGCCGATGCGCATCGGTATGATCAGGACGTTGGCCTTGTCACAAACAGTTTCCGGCGCCTTGGAACGATGGCAAAACTCTTGCTGACAGTTGGTGCTCCGCTTTCGCTGGTAATCCTGACCGCGGCATTCTCATTTGTTTTGCTAGGCGATGTTTCGCATCATCTGAAGGCAGGCGATGCGGCATCTATCGCCAAAGCTTCTGCCGAGGCGGATATGCTCCGCTACATTCTGATTGGCTCCGTCGCTGTTGGTGTTGGGCTAACACTGGTGCTTTTTTCAATAATTCGAACCGATATCGTCCGCACCTCACGGCAGCTCATCGATTGTCTTCAGCGGATTTCGCAAGGCCAGAGCGACATCGTTGTGCCCCACCGGGATCGCATCGATGAATATGGCGTTCTGGGCAATGAGATCGAAGAAATTCGTCTCGCCAGTATTCAGCTCGCACGGCTTAATACCGAACGTGCAGATCGCGCGACATTAGAATTGGAAGAACAGACCCGGCTGCAATTGCAGCGCGAAGAATCGCAAATGGAACGCGAAGCGGCGTTGCGCGACCTTGCCAATCAATTCGAGCGCACCGTTGGCGATGTCGTCAGCGGCGTTGCGTCGGCATCTTCTCAACTTCAAACCACATCGACCATGATGGCCAGCTCTGCCGAACAGGGCAGCGAACGCACAAATGAAGTCGCCGTGGCAATGCGCGAAGCAAACACAGGCGCCACAGCAGCTGCGGCCGCAAGCGATGAATTCGCGATGTCGATCGGCGAAATCAGCCGGCAGGCTGCATCGTCAGCGGAACTCGCGCGGCGCGCCACAGAATCCGCGAACGAGGCCGACCAGACCATTTCCGCATTGGCGGATTCAGCGGATCAGGTTGGGCAAATTGTCGAATTGATTCAGACGATCGCGCAGCGCACCAACCTTTTGGCGCTTAACGCATCTATCGAAGCAGCTCGGGGCGGAGAAGCTGGCCGCGGTTTTGCAGTTGTTGCAAGCGAAGTGAAAGAACTCGCGATGCAGACCAGCCGTGCGACCGAGCAGGTCGGTGAGCAAATCCGTTCGATGCAAGACACGACAGGTGCCAGTGTCTCAGCCTTGCGATCCATCTCGAACCAAGTTCAAGAGCTTGAAACAACGGCTGTCTCAATTGCTAGCGCAGTTGATCAGCAATCCGTCGCAGGTCAGGATCTTGCTCGCAGTATTGATCTGGCCGCACGCGGGACCGAACAGGTTGCTGGTCACATTGACGAAGTTCACCAGCTATCGCTGTCAACAGGTTCGGCTGCCAGCCAAGTGCTTTCGAGCGCTACCGATCTTGAAGAACAAGCCACCACCTTGCGCAGTCATGTGAATGAATTCCTCGGCAGCATTCGCGCCGGATAACTGCCGTTTGCGGTCATATTCCGATGCCGCTGGAAAGGTTTTGGAAAGCATTCTCGTTCAGGAATAGCCGTAGAGCTTTTCCGGACAGGGTACGTCGTCAATGAATATGATCAGCAATCGGGATCAGCGGGAAGAATTTGCCGTCCCTGATTATGTCACCGAGCTTGAGGCCGATTTTAAGGCCGAAGGCGGGCATG
Coding sequences within it:
- a CDS encoding (2Fe-2S)-binding protein codes for the protein MPRMTVNNRPVEFDLDADMPLLYALREAANLTGTKSCGGGDCVGACMVLVDGTALRSCRITLAEAEGRFITTIEGLSRDRSHPVQQAMVAEQAIQCGYCTPGIVIAAAGLLQRNPAPSKEEIETAITNLCRCGVYPRLVSAIQRAGRVMQRGESISAAPAPGISAEDAAASVPALRPLPAETEDGS
- a CDS encoding chemotaxis protein CheW encodes the protein MTDLMVMAQIAGRRCALPAHDVQSVIELGKVTPVPQTPEFIAGITALRSQALTVIDCRLALGFPAIEWHTDSRAAVVSINGYSYALVIDAIEDITTSIGEPAQVTGGFGSEWSRVATGMIETSSGPALLIDLAELIAGPPSIVGDLSNAA
- a CDS encoding class II aldolase/adducin family protein, with protein sequence MATQLKPTIECSKEEWQARLDLAACYRIFDHLGWSESIYNHISLKVPGEEDTFLINPFGLLYDEVTASNLVKIDVEGNNVGPSQYMVNKAGFTQHAYFHKHLGDRADAICHVHTTATMAVCSHEDGLMPTNFYACNFQDQIGYHDFEGVTVREEEGERLVENLGDHTILMLRNHGPVVMDKSIQGMFVKMWALQRACEIQVATVGMGKPNVVPQEVVDVHQRDLSVMQAQGGAGVFDFEAWKRRIDRIDTTWRS
- a CDS encoding TonB-dependent siderophore receptor, which translates into the protein MTLRFSRIALLAGCATFAFPAFAETAPDKSEESGEAVDYGDREIEVRGDVLQSSQINSVKTPTPIIDVPQSLTITTEQDILERGFTSIGQIVDYTPGVNTSQGEGHRDAIVFRGVRSTADFFIDGVRDDVQYYRGLYNLEQIEILRGPNALLFGRGGTGGILNRVTKKGVIGETFGGGQIAVDTFGETSIQGDLNFAAGEGVAVRLNASYESLANHRDFYDGDRIGFNPTVRFELGDDTLFDLSYEYANHERFIDRGIPTGADGRPVEALEDVVFGNPSENFTTLEAHLLRANLSHQLSDGWKITAGGAYGDYDKVYSNFYASNYDPVTNIAELDGYIDTTQRENLTFSANLVGEFETGAIEHTLLIGAEYISTSSDQDRFNPEFDTSLADLTAIAGGATDTNIFGRTRPDRANFVAQRPLSFNGFSGTLADGRTTNFGFTDLNDFTQVEIDVVSLYVQDEIKLTDWLNVVVGGRFDSFDITVNNVPNSEIRTRKDEEFSPRGGIIIKPQENVSIYASYSESFLPRSGEQFANINGDNDALAPDTFTNLEAGVKWDFAQGLSLTTAIFEIEQSSPQPNDNDPATLDVIDSRIQGFELQLQGKVAEGWSISAGYSFLDGEQVSRTGPTGLRPRELPENMFSIWNNIEVSDRFGVGFGLTHQDESFIDNGNSAVLPAYTRVDAAAYFDITDQFRLQVNVENLTDTLYFPNSHATHQATVGAPLNARFAITGRF
- a CDS encoding MATE family efflux transporter, which encodes MSDDNTAPDNSSAKLVRGSITGHLIGQTLPAIVGVAAIMSIGLVDAYFIGQLGSDALAAISFIFPISVALSSLGVGVMVGINSVVARALGEGDDDKAAQRANFGIVFAVGSGVVMGLALYALLNPIFALMNAPDNLLPLIRLYMEPYALGFPLILAIMGLNGVLRGQGEARKTSTVSISYAAANWVLDPILITGAFGFEGFGITGAAYATIIGWMVGIAVALILTRSAAIQIDLGKLRGSSLVDPAKAIMSVGLPAAMSNAINPIGLSILTALVALEGEAAVAGFGAAGRLQSFATVPLLALSGSIGAIVGQNWGAKEYGRAREAAMYAGGFCIIWGLGIAVAMVAGGEWFADLFSEDPEVIAEFALYLQIAAWGYAGFGLLIVANGILNSVDRARYALGQSALRVFLVMLPVAILLQGSWGSEAIYTAELAANLFGGLTAVILIYYILYRRAPE
- a CDS encoding chemotaxis protein CheA, with product MRAMDDLLTDFVAETREMLEASEGEIVAWEADPSDTARVDTIFRFVHTVKGNCGFFDFPRLAALSHAAEDALADCRAGRREPDAALVTAVLAIIDRIALMVDAIEAGEDFADGGDEALIAALGIDLGDEISVVEEISGHDPASATPENAAASDETVSAKRPEGTASVQRSIRLPVDLLDRVMSGVSDMVLARNDLGHRLRQAGTQPTIDGPFERLTTILSDVRDAITRMRMQRIETVFAALPRLVRDLSADLGKQVMVDLEGGDVELDREMVEMVRDPLTHIIRNAIDHGMETPSDRIKKGKREIGLLSIAARQSGNTISIVISDDGRGLVEDKIANKAVSTGLITAEQRAHMSREAILQLIFEPGFSTADEVSNVSGRGVGLDVVRENLQKVGGSIKVSSQPDVGTLFTLQIPLTLSIIAGLTVEVGDQRFAIPQSYVEEIIHSSAKALDFTRVGETALVTFRGQRVPCLMLAQVLGFDADDIAEGDHTMVLLRLASGDLFALAVDRIHTHGDLVVKPLAPAVMQSGYYAGSTLLDDGQPILLLDVTNIADEYGLVSDARSRVVQNAEEAETQTEKDVCRAMLFTDFDGRRCAVRLELVKRIETAPVSAIDRTSASTRAVIDNAILPLIGLPDGPFPSEKIRLLRLSDGDCELLHAVREIDDAVELTEKLKPVSDDPLIEAVTLVGDQTISLIDGHELFARHGEPPELTQKPLCRLPGSEWSRTILGPLVTSAGYDIADENSDPSNDGSEICIMLEEEYEAAAALEMPMPDSVIRLRDLPQEKPGEDTIYRYDREALVAALHKARASGGGR